From Juglans regia cultivar Chandler chromosome 8, Walnut 2.0, whole genome shotgun sequence, the proteins below share one genomic window:
- the LOC109000954 gene encoding probable protein phosphatase 2C 44 produces MSKQAVAGASHTGKGISFLEKIKNASCLKSSSADSGKGRSKSSTNKVAHGFHLVEGKSGHDMEDYHVAEYIRLKHHVLGLFAIFDGHLGDRVPSYLRDNLFNNILDEPTFWKDPEMAIRNAYRTTDKFILENSMQLGPGGSTAVTAIVIDGKDLWVANIGDSRAVVCERGSANQITVDHEPHSERRRIEKQGGFVTTLPGDVPRVNGQLAVARAFGDQSLKAHLSSEPDVRHVPIDSNIEFVILASDGLWKVMKNQEAVDLVKPIKDPQAAAKCLTAEALAKQSKDDISCIVIRFG; encoded by the exons ATGAGTAAGCAGGCAGTTGCGGGTGCTTCTCACACCGGAAAAGGCATCAGCTTCCTTGAAAAAATCAAG AATGCTAGTTGCCTTAAATCCTCATCTGCGGATTCTGGAAAAGGGAGAAGCAAGTCATCGACTAACAAAGTAGCCCATGGGTTCCACTTAGTTGAAGGTAAATCTGGCCATGATATGGAGGACTACCATGTTGCTGAATATATAAGATTGAAGCATCACGTGCTTGGATTATTTGCTATCTTTGACGGTCACCTAGGAGATCGTGTCCCTAGCTATTTGAGAGATAACCTTTTCAACAACATACTTGACGAG CCAACATTCTGGAAGGACCCTGAGATGGCAATAAGGAATGCTTACCGCACCACTGATAAGTTTATTTTGGAAAACTCCATGCAATTAGGGCCAGGTGGCTCAACTGCAGTAACCGCAATAGTCATTGATGGCAAAGACTTATGGGTGGCAAACATTGGTGACTCAAGAGCCGTTGTGTGCGAGAGAGGCTCTGCCAATCAAATTACTGTAGACCACGAACCACATAGTGAACGAAGAAGAATTGAGAAGCAGGGTGGCTTCGTGACTACTCTACCGG GAGATGTGCCTAGGGTTAATGGTCAACTTGCAGTTGCACGTGCTTTTGGGGATCAAAGCCTCAAAGCACATTTAAGTTCAGAGCCTGACGTAAGACATGTGCCCATAGACTCGAATATTGAGTTCGTTATATTGGCAAGTGATGGATTGTGGAAG GTAATGAAGAATCAAGAGGCAGTTGATTTAGTGAAACCCATCAAAGATCCTCAAGCTGCAGCTAAATGTTTAACGGCCGAAGCACTGGCAAAACAGAGTAAAGATGATATATCATGCATTGTGATCCGTTTTGGATGA